Proteins co-encoded in one Erwinia sp. genomic window:
- the pykF gene encoding Pyruvate kinase I (ID:JIFNMEKO_01593;~source:Prodigal:2.6): protein MKKTKIVCTIGPKTESEAMLTSLLDAGMNVMRLNFSHGDYEEHGQRIANLRAVMEKTGHQAAILLDTKGPEIRTIKLAGGNDVSLKAGQKFTFTTDQSVIGDETCVAVTYAGFANDLRIGNTVLVDDGLIGMEVIEVTENTVVCTVLNNGELGENKGVNLPGVSIQLPALAEKDKRDLIFGCEQGVDFVAASFIRKRSDVLEIREHLKANGGEHIQIISKIENQEGLNNFDEILDASDGIMVARGDLGVEIPVEEVIFAQKMMIKKCNRARKVVITATQMLDSMIKNPRPTRAEAGDVANAILDGTDAVMLSGESAKGKYPLESVTIMATICERTDRVMKSRIDAQVENRKMRITEAVCRGAVETAENLEAPIIVVATEGGKSAKAVRKYFPNAIILALTTNQQTARQLILTKGVVTKVVDQFGSTDDFYRVGKEIALASEYAQKGDVVVMVSGALVPSGTTNTASVHVL from the coding sequence ATGAAAAAGACCAAAATTGTATGTACCATTGGCCCAAAAACCGAATCAGAAGCAATGCTGACTTCACTGCTTGATGCAGGCATGAATGTAATGCGTCTCAACTTCTCTCACGGCGATTATGAAGAGCACGGGCAGCGTATCGCTAACCTGCGTGCCGTGATGGAAAAAACCGGCCACCAGGCTGCCATCCTGCTGGATACCAAAGGTCCGGAAATTCGCACCATCAAGCTGGCCGGTGGCAACGATGTCAGTCTGAAAGCCGGACAAAAATTCACTTTCACTACAGATCAATCTGTCATTGGCGATGAAACCTGCGTTGCGGTCACTTATGCGGGATTTGCTAATGATCTGCGCATTGGTAATACCGTACTGGTTGATGATGGCCTGATCGGCATGGAAGTTATTGAAGTTACGGAAAATACTGTTGTTTGTACGGTACTGAATAATGGTGAGCTGGGTGAAAATAAAGGCGTTAACCTGCCTGGCGTTTCTATCCAGTTACCTGCTTTGGCAGAAAAAGATAAGCGCGACCTTATTTTTGGTTGTGAGCAAGGTGTTGATTTCGTTGCTGCCTCTTTCATTCGTAAACGTTCCGACGTGCTTGAAATTCGTGAGCATCTCAAAGCCAACGGCGGCGAACATATCCAAATCATCTCAAAAATTGAAAACCAGGAAGGTTTGAACAATTTTGACGAAATTCTTGATGCTTCTGACGGCATCATGGTAGCGCGTGGTGACCTTGGGGTAGAGATACCTGTTGAAGAAGTTATTTTCGCTCAGAAGATGATGATCAAGAAGTGTAACCGTGCACGTAAAGTTGTTATTACTGCCACACAAATGCTCGACTCAATGATCAAAAACCCGCGCCCTACTCGTGCAGAAGCCGGTGATGTCGCCAATGCCATTCTCGATGGTACCGATGCTGTGATGCTGTCAGGTGAAAGTGCTAAAGGTAAGTATCCGCTTGAATCCGTCACCATCATGGCGACTATCTGTGAGCGCACTGATCGCGTTATGAAGAGCCGTATCGATGCACAGGTAGAAAACCGTAAAATGCGCATCACAGAAGCTGTTTGCCGTGGTGCTGTAGAAACCGCGGAAAATCTGGAAGCACCGATTATCGTAGTCGCTACTGAAGGTGGAAAATCAGCAAAAGCTGTACGTAAATACTTCCCTAATGCCATCATCCTTGCCCTGACGACCAATCAACAAACTGCCCGTCAGTTGATCCTGACTAAAGGTGTAGTCACTAAAGTTGTTGACCAGTTTGGTTCAACAGACGATTTCTACCGTGTTGGTAAAGAAATCGCACTCGCCAGTGAGTATGCTCAAAAAGGCGATGTTGTCGTGATGGTCTCTGGTGCACTGGTTCCAAGTGGCACTACCAATACCGCTTCAGTTCACGTTTTATAA
- the lpp gene encoding Major outer membrane prolipoprotein Lpp (ID:JIFNMEKO_01594;~source:Prodigal:2.6), which yields MNRTKLVLGAVVLASTMLAGCANNTKLDQLSSDVQTLNAKVDQLSGDVNAMRSDVQAAKDDAARANQRLDNQTRSYRK from the coding sequence ATGAATCGTACTAAACTGGTACTGGGCGCGGTAGTTCTGGCTTCAACTATGCTGGCAGGTTGTGCAAACAACACTAAACTGGATCAGCTTTCTTCTGACGTTCAGACTCTGAACGCCAAAGTTGACCAGCTGAGCGGTGATGTGAACGCAATGCGTTCTGACGTTCAGGCAGCTAAAGACGACGCAGCTCGTGCTAACCAGCGTCTGGACAACCAGACTCGTTCTTACCGTAAATAA
- the sufE gene encoding Cysteine desulfuration protein SufE (ID:JIFNMEKO_01595;~source:Prodigal:2.6), whose amino-acid sequence MATLPDKEKLLRNFSRCANWEEKYLYIIELGAMLPAATPSLHQSENLIAGCQSQVWITMSCNSNGESELMGDSDAAIVKGLVAIVIILYHGLSPQQLLTIDIRPWFEQLALTNHLTPSRTQGLEAMIRAVRQKAEHLIT is encoded by the coding sequence ATGGCAACATTGCCGGATAAAGAAAAACTACTGCGCAACTTTTCCCGCTGTGCAAACTGGGAAGAGAAGTATCTCTACATCATCGAGTTGGGCGCTATGCTTCCGGCTGCCACGCCATCATTGCACCAATCTGAGAACCTTATTGCTGGTTGTCAGAGCCAGGTCTGGATCACGATGTCATGCAACAGTAACGGTGAATCAGAACTGATGGGTGATAGTGATGCTGCTATCGTCAAAGGATTGGTGGCAATCGTCATCATTCTGTACCACGGGTTAAGTCCACAACAGCTATTGACGATAGATATCCGTCCATGGTTCGAACAACTGGCGCTGACTAACCATCTGACACCGTCGCGTACACAGGGTCTGGAAGCGATGATAAGGGCTGTCAGGCAAAAAGCTGAACACCTGATTACCTGA